The following DNA comes from Pseudomonadota bacterium.
CAGCATTTTCGGGGCATCATCGGCCCACAGCACATCGGCAAAATAGTCCACCGAGAACGGGGACGTTTTCAGCGCCACCCGCGCCGTATCCAGCGAGGCATCGGCGGTTACCGGTTCGACCAGAAGCTGCCAGGGCGCCGGCGGCAGGTCTTCCGCGCGGGTCTTGTCCGCATTCAGGGTATAGATCCTGGACTCTCCGCCCTTGCCTCCCAGCCCCAGGGAAACGCATGACGTCAGGACCAGCGCCAGGGCGAGAGACAGCAGAAGATGGTTTTTTTTGTACCTCATTTCACTTTGACTCCCTGGTCCTGCGGCCCGAACAGCGCCTTTGCGGGATCGCGCTCGATGCGGGCCGCAATCCGCGACAGGCGGGCCACCAGATCCCTCATTTCTGTCATCAGCAGCGTCGCCTCGTACAGGCCTGTTGACGTAAAGGTATGGATGGGATCCCGGTTTTCCGCAAGCACCCGGGACAGCTGGTCCGAACTCTTCCGCAGGGAAGCTGTCATGTCGGTCACGCCGGCGGTTATGTCGCCTGCACTTTTCTGCATGGTCTCCAGGGCCTTTTCCGCCTGGGTGGTCAGACCGTCCAGACGCGCTGTGGCGGTGGCCATGTTTCCGGAAACCTTCTGCATGTTTTCCAGGATCTGCCGGGCATTTTCCATATTTTCGGGCGTAAACAGGGTACGGACATCCTGTGTCAGCAGGGTCAGGTTTTCCAGCATTTCCGGAGCGGCAGCCATAACCGTCTCTCCCCCCTGCATGCGGGAGGGAATAACCGGCAGCTTCCCTTCTGCTGCCGGCTGCAGGAGTGGACTTCCGTTGAGGCCTGGAGCAATCTGGATATAGACCGATCCGGTAATGCCCTGGAATTCCAGCGAGGCCACCGAATTCTCCCGCACCGGAATGCGGGCCGGCATCTCCACCTCGACCCGAACGCGGGTTGTATCCTCAGAATCAATGTCGATGGCGATGACTTTACCCACATCAACACCCTGGTACCGCACAGGGCTTCCGGCCTGGAGGCCGGTCACGGAGCGGGAGAAATAGATCAGGTACTTCCGGGACCCGGCAGAAAACTGCACACTGCCCAGCCACACCACAAATCCGGCCAGTGTAGCCAGAAGCGCCAGAACAAATATGCCGGCAACCAGATGTCTTGCCCGGGTTTCCATCAGTCTTGTTCCCTCGCCGCCCGCCCCCGTGGACCGTGGAAATAGTCCCGGATCCAGGGATGGGGGTCCTTCAGCAGTGTGTCCAGGGTCCCGGTCCGCACCGTCCTGTCCACCAGCACGGCAATACGGTCGCAGATTGTGACCAGACTGTCCAGATCATGTGTGACCATGAACACTGTCAGGCCCAGGCTGCGCTGCAGGTCCCGGATCAGGGTGTCAAAGGCACCCGCCCCGATGGGATCAAGCCCCGCTGTGGGCTCGTCCAGAAAAAGGATGTCGGGGTCCAGCGCCAGCGCCCGGGCCAGCGCGGCCCTTTTGCGCATGCCCCCGGACAGCTGGGCGGGGT
Coding sequences within:
- a CDS encoding ABC-type transport auxiliary lipoprotein family protein, with protein sequence MRYKKNHLLLSLALALVLTSCVSLGLGGKGGESRIYTLNADKTRAEDLPPAPWQLLVEPVTADASLDTARVALKTSPFSVDYFADVLWADDAPKMLQRLLVESFENAGRPKAVTG
- a CDS encoding MlaD family protein, whose translation is METRARHLVAGIFVLALLATLAGFVVWLGSVQFSAGSRKYLIYFSRSVTGLQAGSPVRYQGVDVGKVIAIDIDSEDTTRVRVEVEMPARIPVRENSVASLEFQGITGSVYIQIAPGLNGSPLLQPAAEGKLPVIPSRMQGGETVMAAAPEMLENLTLLTQDVRTLFTPENMENARQILENMQKVSGNMATATARLDGLTTQAEKALETMQKSAGDITAGVTDMTASLRKSSDQLSRVLAENRDPIHTFTSTGLYEATLLMTEMRDLVARLSRIAARIERDPAKALFGPQDQGVKVK